The sequence below is a genomic window from Sneathiella marina.
CAAACTCAATGACGCACCCCTCCTCATTCAAGGTGACTATCCCACAACTTTTCGGATCGTCCGTATCGAACGTCATCATTGTCATCGCGCAAGGAGCCGGTCTTGTTTCAAAAGCTTCGTAAAACTGTTGCACGTCAAAGATTGTCAGATTATCAGCATGGGCCATCAAAAGCTCGTTGCTCGAAAACTCCTCCCGAAAATGACCAAGTGTACCGGCTGTTCCCAATAATGCAGGCTCATCCAGAAATTTGACGATATCCGTGTAGGGGCTGGATAATACATATTCACGGACAAGCGGTGACAAATAGTGAAGATTAATGAAAACCCGGTCTACACCGCCCTGTCTCAGCATTTCCAACCAGAGACCGAGAAGTGGACGACCATGAATTGGCATCAGGCATTTTGGAAGGACTGTGGTTAGGGGCTGAAGTCGTGTCCCCAATCCGGCCGCAAGCAATAACGCCTCCATAACGCGTCTCCTACCAGATATCCAGCTCATGACGAATACTATCGACACTGAGGGGGCGATTTCCAACGGTTGCTACCTGGCAGCCCGAAGCCACGGAACCGATATAGGCAGCTTCCCAGATTGTGGCGCCCGCAGCAAGCGCAAGGGAAGCCGTTACCAGCATTGCATCTCCCGCACCGGCAGGATCTTTTGGCGCATCACAAAAGGCAGGAAGCCGGTCCGTCATCCATTCGCTCTTACCAGGATGCAAGGTCTGGATCAAAGTGCCTTCAGCCCCGAGCGTGAGAAGAATATGAGACGGGTTACATTTTCTTGCCAGTTTTTCCGCGACACCCACAAGCCCGATATCATGATCCTGAATAGCCAGGCGCGCTTCAATTTCAGTTGGCTTTAGCAATAACATATCGTGAAAGCGGGAGATATTACCGATCTGTGACGAAGACTGGCTATCGGCAACCATTAAAATGCCTTTCTCCTGGCAGAGAGAAATCATCCTGTCCACCAGCGACTGCGGCAAAACGCCGTAATTAAAGTCCGAGAATATGACAAGATTAAGCCTATCAGTCTGCTCCTTGAAAAGTTCAAAGATTTCATCCTGAAGTGTTTCATCAATGGCATGCTGCTTCAGCTTCGAGACCCTAAGGAGGGTTTTGCCGGATGATCTGAATCGTTGTTTCAACGTTGTCGGCCTGCTTGCATCTCTTGCGATTTTGGCATTGACCCCGTATTCTTCAAATTTCCCAATGCTATCCGTCGCCTCCTGGTCATCCCCACAAACCGTCAAGTAGGTAGTGTTCGCGCCGAGACCGCTAGCGTGACTGGCAACGATACCAGCCCCACCGATAAATTTTTGCTCCAGAACCGGTGTGACGACAACCGTAGGGTCTTCTCGAGACAGTCCCAGCACATCGCAAGTAATATATTCGTCGACGATCAGGTCTCCGACTACCAGCACATTCATCTCGTAAAATCGGTCCAGAATGTCGGTGAAATTTTCAGAACTGATTTGATGCCTGTTAAGATAGTTGTGCGATGTGTTCAAATTGAACAGAGATTTATTGGGATCGCTTTCCGCCCGAATAAGATCAATAGAGGAAAAGACGGCGTCACCTGAACTGAACAGAAGTTTTCCGCCATATTTCGAGAGAGCTTCAGTTTCTGGATTATGAAGATCCTGATGCTCTTTACCCTTGATAACAAGTTCAGGGCGGATCAAATCAATTGCTGAAGGCAAGTCTTCGTCCAATAAAAAGGCATAGTCTACGTAGCTAATGGCGACGATATTCTCTAACCTCAACTCGGCGGGAACCAGAACTCCAGGCCTTCGGTCTGTATTTACGGTAACGACCAGATAGTCACAGCAATCCGCCGCAAATTTTAACAAGCGCAAATGCCCGGGATGGACAACATTAAAATTCCCGCTCACCATGCCGATTTTAAAGGATTCGTCCTTATCACTGCGTAGCGCTTCGATCCGAGCTGCATGTTCCGTCAAGGTCATCAATTATTTTCCATTAAGTGCAGGATTTATTTCAATTAAAGGTCGCATTACCACACCGGCTTCCAGATCATCAAGAGCCTCGTTAATGGATTCGAGATCATATCTTTTCGTAATCATACTTTCCAAAGGTAAAGTATTCTGAACGGACATCTTGTAGAATTTTAACAGGTCTTCGTCTGGCTTAGTATCCCCGCCCCAGCTGCCCTTGATGTTTTTTCCGTTTACCAACTCAAACGGGTCAAGCGAAATCATCTGACCGGCTTCAGGATGAGAAGCAAAGACACACTGGCCGCCCTTACGCCTTGTTGCCTCAAAGGCAAGTTCGATAGTTGATGTTCGCCCAGCCGCATCAATACAAAAATCGGCACCTTGCCCATTTGTTAAGGCCAAAATCTGCTCAACTACATCATTTCGAGACCCGTCGATTACATGTGAAGCGCCCAGCGCCGTTGCGACTTTCAGCTTTTCTGACCGAACGTCGACAGCAATTAGTTTTTGGGGGTTACGGCATTTTGCGTACATGAGCGATATAGCACCAATTCCCCCAACTCCGATAATGACGACAGAATGGTGAGACTCGATTTCAATCTCATTTAGCACCATCCCCGCTCCAGTTGGAACCGCACAACCAAACAGAACACCAAGATCCATAGGCAGTCCAACAGGCAGCTTAGTCAGTCGGTTTTCGGATACAATTGTTCGTTCGCTAAATGTCGTAATTCCGCCTGAATTTATTGCTGTGCCATTCCAATCATAGATAGCCCCCGGCACATCCATGCCGTCGCCTTTTATCCAGCCGAGGATGACCTTGTCCCCCGGCATAACCTTACTAACATTATCTCCAACCGCCCTGACAACACCTGTTGCCTCGTGACCAAGCATATGAGGTAGGAACCTGTCTTCACCTCGCCTCCCACGAACCTCCATAAGCTGGCTATGGCAAACACCACTATATGCTATCTCAACCTCAACCTGCCCGGGAAGAAGTCGGGGTAATTTGATGTTATCAAGAATGCAGAGAGGCTTATTGATTTTGAAAAGAACAGCTGCTTTCATTCCGGTAATCACTTATCCTTGGCGTCATATGGTTCACGAGATCTAAATAAAAATGGCGCAACAACATAGCAGCAAGATCCACCATGTTAATGCAAAAAAATATAAGCCGAGGTTATTATTTATAGACGGGGTTCGTTTGGCAAATATAATAATTTCTTGGATTTTCGTGAAATCGATGGACGGGCTGAATAAGTTGGCTAATCATATCTGTGCCCCGAATCTGGCACAATTACCCACAAAAACAGCTATAACCCCTGAGTATCAATGATATTCAATTCCTTAAAACTCCTTATTCTCTTTATTGTTGAGGCACCTCACCTATCCTGACCAATCAGTTTCATATGATTTGTAATCCTCGGGTCCTGAGTTCTACTCTTAGTGGCACCTCCACATAAGCCCTTGAAGAAATTTTGTTTTCGAGGGCTTATCTGTTTCTGGGCGACTATAACTTGCAAGACAATTGTGAGAGGAAACGCGCGCTTCCTTGATGACGATTATGTAGATCTGGATATCCGGTAGAAGTCCGTCCTATAGAAACGGCCACCCTTCAATCTTCACCACCCTAGCCTTTGTCGTGTATATTGTGTAAATCAGTGATTGGATCTCTTAAAATCTACATGAGGAAGAAGTCCCCGACAGACAGTTTTTCAGCAAATGGAAAACTACTTCTGACTCGAAATACATAAACCTGCCGCTTAAAGAAGTAAGGAAAAGAAAATGCTAAAAGAAGTCGTAATTTGTGAACCAGTTCGCACACCGGTTGGTCGTTTTGGCGGCCAATTCAAGGATCTACAAGCGCATGAGCTTGGGCGCATAGCCATCAACGGTTTGCTTTCTCGTTGCGAAGGATTGGCTGAACGTGTCGAGGATGTAATCTTTGCCCAGTGTTATCCGTCGATGGATGCTCCGGCGGTTGGTCGCGTGGTAGGTCTTGATGCCGGGCTGCCAATCGGGATAGGTGGTTATCAGCTGGACCGTCGTTGCGGTTCCGGCCTTCAGGCTATCATCAACTCGGTTATGCAGGTTGCAACCGGTGGATCATCTTTGGTGATAGCTGGTGGCGCTGAATCCATGTCCAACGCCCCGTTTTATTCAACTTCAGGAAGATGGGGGGTCAAGGGGACATCGCTGGAATTTCATGATGCACTGGCACGTGGCCGTGTCACAGCAGGTGGCATTAATTTTCCTGTTACCGGCGGCATGCTGGAAACAGCAGAAAATTTGCGCCGCAGTCACAATGTTCCGCGAGAGGAGCAAGATCGCTTTGCAGTAGAATCCCATCGCCGAGCGGTGGCCGCACAGGAAGCCGGACGTTTTGACGATGAGATTATTCCGGTGACTGTTTCCTCCCGTAAAGGCGACACTGTCTATGCCAAAGATGAACATCCCCGCCCGGAAGCAACGGTTGAAGGATTGGCCAAGCTTCGTCCCATTCTCGGAAAGAGTGACCCTGACTCGACCGTCACGGCTGGAAATGCAAGCGGACAGAATGACGGCGCCTCAGCCTGCGTCGTCACAACACGCGCACTTGCCGATGAATTAGGCCTGAAACCTTATGGACGCATGGTAAGTTGGAGTGTCGCTGGAGTTGGACCTGAAATAATGGGTATTGGGCCAGTGCCGGCAACCATTAAAGCGCTTGAGCGGGCGGAGCTCAATCTGAAGGATATTGATCTTATTGAATTAAACGAGGCGTTTGCAGCGCAAGTTTTAGCCTGTACACGTGACTGGAATTTAACGGAATCTGATTTCGAACGGATGAACGTTAATGGTTCCGGAATTTCTCTTGGTCACCCGGTTGGGGCGACAGGAGGGCGTATTCTTGCCACTTTGCTTCGGGAAATGGATCGACGCAATGTGAAATACGGACTGGAAACCATGTGTATTGGTGGCGGTCAGGGTTTGGCCGCGATTTTTGAACGGGCCTGACAAAAAGCAACCTATCGTCTTCGATCCGACAGGTCGCTATTTTCCTCTGACAGCGGCCTGTCGGACGTTCATGTGATACCATCTCATACTGCACAAATTATATAATATTTTGCTGCTGCTCGCAGGTGTAGGCTATAGTCTTTTCCGGGGATTAAACTCGAAATAGAAATGTAGACTCAAATTGGATATTATTGTTTTAGGTGCCGCTGCAGGCGGCGGTTTTCCACAATGGAACTGTAACTGTTCCGTCTGTGCAATGGCCCGTCAATTTCCCGACAAAGCCGTACCCAGAACCCAGTCTTCCCTTGCGATCAATATTGATGGTACTGGACAAAAATGGGTACTGCTCAATGCCTCTCCAGATTTGAGGCAGCAAATAAACGAAAACAGACAGCTTTGGCCTGACACGACAAGCAGCCGAGGAACAGGCATCGCAGGTACGATTTTAACGAACGGTGATGTGGATCATATTTGCGGATTGGTAAATTTGCGCGAAAGTCAGAAATTAAACCTATACGCTACACAGCGAATACTGACAGCATTGTCCAATAATACGGTATTTGATGTATTGAATCCGAAATTTGTCGAGCGTCACAAGATCATGCTGGATGAAGCCTTCATGCCACTTGACCCCGATGGGGGCGAAACAAATATTTCCATTCTTCCCTTTGCAGTACCTGGTAAAGTCGCGCTCTATCTAGAAGATGAAAAGTCAGGTGATAATTTTGGAAGTCGGCCTGAAGATACAATTGGACTTGAAATACGATCTCTGTCAACAAATCGAAAGTTCTTTTATGTTCCAGGCTGCGCCGCGATGACACCAGACCTTGCCAATCGTCTACGAGATGCCGAACTTGTGTTCTTTGACGGCACTCTTTGGCGAGATGAGGAAATGATAGACGCTGGTGTCGGCATAAAAACTGGAAAACGTATGGGCCATATGAGTATGTCTGGCTCGGAAGGGTCGCTGGCCGCCTTTGCCAATCTGAACATAAAGAGAAAAATATTTGTTCATATCAACAACACCAACCCGGTTCTGATTGAAAATTCGGACGAGAGACGAGAAGCCGAAACTGCAGGCTGGGAAATTAGTTTCGACGGAATGGAAATAAAAATATGAGTGGAGCATCGGCGGCGACAACTAAAATTACTGAAGCGTTGAGCGCCGACGACCTGGAAGCACGTCTGTACGAAATTGGGGCGGAGCGTTATCATAATTTACACCCTTTTCACGAACTCCTGCATACAGGTGCTTTAAGTCGCGGACAGGTGCAAGCCTGGGCCCTCAACCGATATTGCTATCAGGCCGCCATCCCGATGAAAGATGCCTCCCTCATGGGTCGTATTGAGGATCGAGAATTACGGAAACAATGGCTGCACCGCGTGACTGACCATGACGGATACGATGAGGACGAGGGCGGTATTATGCGTTGGCTTATTTTGACGGATGGGCTCGGTCTTGATCGGGAGTATGTCATTTCTCGCGAAGGCGCCCTGCCTGCTGTCCGTTTTGCTGTTGAGGCCTATATACGATACGTTCGCGAACAGCCATTGCTACAGGCGATTGCCTCTTCCCTGACTGAATTATTCGCACCGAAAATCCATCGCGACCGGATTGCAGGCATGCTCAAAAATTATGATTTCATCGATGATAAACTAATGAGTTATGGAACGCGGCGCCTCAATCAGGCACCTGTTGACGCGGAATTCGCTTTGAAATATGTACGACAAAATGCTGTACGGGCAGATCAGCAACAGCAAGTCGTCGACGCCCTGCTTTTCAAATTAAACGTACTTTGGATCCAGCTTGATGCCCTCCATCTGGCCTATGTCGAACCCAAATTGATCCCTCCCGGAGCATTCCAGCCCGAGGAGTAGCCCAAAAGGACAAATACTAAATAATGCTTATTCGCAGTTCCGAAGGAAAAACAAGATTTCAACAGAGCTAATATCATTGTTGATTAATGTAAGATTTGCGCTTAGGGTTGAGACACCATAGTAAAATAAAAGATTTGGGAGATAAAAATGAGCTGGAATAAACCCAAAATTGTTGAGATTGCCGTTGGCATGGAAATCAATTGTTACGCTTGCGCTGAAGACTAATAAAACATTAGTGGAGACCGCGACTGATAGTGCGCGCTAGAAACAAGGTTTCTGGCGGGTTTTTCCTGTGAGGTGATCAGATTGAATTCTGCCGATATTACCAATGACAGTTGCCCGAAACTCGCGGCAGGTGTCCGGCTGAAATTCGATGATACAAGAAAAAGCTGGATGATACTCGCTCCCGAGCGGGTATTTATGCTGGACGAAATTGCCGGAGAGATTTTATTGGGATGCGACGGCAAAAACTTTTCCGAGCTCATTGATTTTCTGCTTATCAAGTTTGACGCACCGAGACCTGAGATCGAAGAGGACGTCAAGGAGGTTCTTGCCAATCTTGTTGTCAAAGGGGTGCTCGACATATGATCAAGATTGATCCACCGCTCGCTCTATTGGCAGAACTGACCCATCGTTGCCCACTCAGCTGCCCATATTGCTCAAACCCCTTGGAAATGGATGCAAGAGCGGCCGAACTGGATACAGAATCCTGGTGTCGTGTCCTGACAGAAGCGAAAGAAATTGGGGCATTGCAAGTACATTTTTCAGGTGGTGAGCCTACCTTACGACCAGATCTGGTTGACCTAATCGAACATGCAGACAAAATCGGTCTCTATTGTAATTTGATTACTGCCGCTGTGTCTTTGACCGAAAAACGGCTGGATAGTTTAAAAAACGCTGGTCTGGCGCATGTTCAGATAAGCTTTCAGGGAACGGACACAGTAATTGCGGATCGGATCGCTGGATATGAGGGAGCGTTTGAACGCAAAACAAAAGCTGCCGCACGCGTTATCAATGCGGGTCTCGCCCTAACGCTAAACGCTGTGATAAATAGACATAATGTTGAGCAACTTCCGAATTTTTTTAAAATGGCGGCTCTTATGAAAGCCCGACGTCTGGAAGTAGCGCATGTTCAGTATTATGGTTGGGCTCTGAAAAACCGGGCAGCGCTTTTACCCAGCAAAACGCAGGTTGAGCGGACAACACAGCTGGTTGAAGAGGCACGCCGAAAATATGAGGGTACCATGGTGATCGATTATGTTGTTCCCGATTACTATGCTCGACGACCGAAAAGCTGCATGAACGGATGGGCCCGACGATTTTTCAATATTACACCAGCTGGGAAAGTGTTGCCTTGTCACGCGGCGGAAACCATACCGCATTTGTCATTTCCAACAGTCCATGACGGCTCTCTATCTGACATATGGCATAATGATCCTGCATTTAATGCTTATCGTGGTACAGACTGGATGCCGGAAACCTGCCAGAAATGCGATAACCGGGAAATTGACTGGGGCGGCTGTCGCTGTCAGGCAATGGCATTAACAGGTGACGCCGCGAATATGGATCCGGTTTGCGAACTATCTCCGTTTAAGGATAAAGTCCTGGAGGTTGCGAGAAACGATGCTGACGGGCAAGCTGCTGATTTCATTTATCGAGTATCACCTGGTTTTTCAGAACATAACGTTTCCGACAGCCCTGATAGAAAAACGGACTAATAATTCCATGATGCGCGTTGGATTAATTGTTCTTACTAGTTTTATTTTCTTGTCCACCCTGAGTCATGCGGACAATCACACTAAATCGGTAAAAGTAGCCGTTCTTAAATTCGGAACCGTTATGTGGGAGTTGGAAACAATTAAGCGATATGGCCTGGACACGCGCCATAATTTCAAGCTCGAAATTCAACCTGTCGCAAACAAGCAGGCAGCAGCGGTTATGTTGCAGGCAGGCGAGACTGATGCGATCGTCAGCGATTGGATCTGGGCAGCGCGCCAGTGGGAAGCAAGACCATTTGTTGTCCTCCCCTATTCTAAATCAGTTGGCGGCGTAATGATTAATAGCAATGATATAAAATCAATCGCGGACTTGAAGGAAAAGCGAATTGCCGTCGCCGGTGGCCCCCTCGATAAGAATTGGATAATGCTGCAAGCCATCGCACTCAAAGAGTATGGCTATGATATTGCGAAATCGGCGGATGTAGTATTTGCCGCTCCGCCCCTCGTTCATCGGAAGATGTTAGACGGCGAGTTTGATGCGGAAATCAATTTCTGGCCGTATCTGGCTAGATCGAAAGCACAAGGGCTGAAATTCCTGACGACGACAAAACAGCTAAGTGAGTCGGCCAACGTCAGTGCCGAAGTTCCATTGCTGGCTTATGTTTTCAAACAAGGCTGGGCGAAAGAAAACCCTGACCTTATCAGATCTTTTTCTTTAAGCTCACAAGATGCAAAAACTATTTTGCAGCAGGATGACGCGGCCTGGCTCGCACTTAAACCAACAATGAAAGTTAAAAGTGAACGAGAATTTGTAGCGTTACGTGAAGGGTTTGTTCAAGGCATCCCATCGTCAATGGACTGGCCCCAAATATCAAATATGCAATCTTGGATAGCCTTCTTGAGAAATAATGGTGGCGAAAAATTAGTCGGGACCAGCAAGATGCTCGCGCCAGAAATGTTTTTGTCAGTCAATGAGTAAAGCGACCCCCCCTTTATTCAAAAACTTTTCACAGAGAAAATCTAATGCTCTGCCAAACAAAAACTGGCTATATTTTCCGGCGTCCATATTGCTTTTTCTCGTTCTTTGGCAAAGTCTCTCCTGGATTGTAGCGAGTGATTTGTTTCCAAGTCCAATTGCTGTTGCACAAACAATTATTCAAAAAACTCTGTACGGAGATCTAATCAAAGATGTTTCGATTACGTTGGCACGGGTCGCAGCTGCATTCTTTTTCGCCATGGCGATTGGATGCTTTATCGGCGTACTCCTGGGACTAAAAAAACGTAGTGACCTGTTTTTTGACAGTTGGTTGATCATTGCTCTCAACCTACCTGCCCTCGTCATCATAGTTCTTTGCTATATATGGTTTGGGCTAACTGAGGTTGCTGCAATTACTGCCGTTGCCATAAACAAAATTCCTCTTGTTGCGGTCATCATGCGCGAAGGGACGCGTGCTCTTGACCCCAAACTTACTGAAATGTCGCAGCTCTATAAATATTCGAAAACACGCGTTTTAAGAGACTTAATTTCTCCGCAACTCGCACCTTATGCCGCTGCTGCTGCCCGAACCGGGCTTGCGTTAATATGGAAGATTGTTCTCGTAGTAGAGTTACTTGGTAGGCCGAACGGAATTGGATTTCAAATTCAACTTAATTTTCAATTGTTTGATATCACGGCCATTCTTGCTTACGCTTTTGCCTTTTTAATTGTCATTCAGGTGATCGAAGCTTTAATTATCAAGCCTTGGGAGCGCTATGCAAATCGCTGGCGTGCGAGTTGATAAATGAAAATAGAGATTGAAAGTAAAAGTTTTACTGACAAGCAGATATTCTCAAATTTTGACTTGGAACTGGCTGAAACAGAATTTTTAGCCATCTCCGGTCCATCCGGATGCGGCAAAACCACTCTCTTGAGGCTTATTGCCGGGCTCGACAAAGACGTTCAAATGACAATGACAAGCTCATTCAACCGGATTGGATATGTGTTCCAGGAACCGCGCCTATTGCCCTGGCGTACCATAAGAGAAAACCTACATCTGGTATGCGCTGACACAGCGGCCGGAAAAGAACAAGCAGATTTAGCGCTGCAAACTGTAAATTTATGGGAAGAGCGTAA
It includes:
- the pqqE gene encoding pyrroloquinoline quinone biosynthesis protein PqqE — encoded protein: MIKIDPPLALLAELTHRCPLSCPYCSNPLEMDARAAELDTESWCRVLTEAKEIGALQVHFSGGEPTLRPDLVDLIEHADKIGLYCNLITAAVSLTEKRLDSLKNAGLAHVQISFQGTDTVIADRIAGYEGAFERKTKAAARVINAGLALTLNAVINRHNVEQLPNFFKMAALMKARRLEVAHVQYYGWALKNRAALLPSKTQVERTTQLVEEARRKYEGTMVIDYVVPDYYARRPKSCMNGWARRFFNITPAGKVLPCHAAETIPHLSFPTVHDGSLSDIWHNDPAFNAYRGTDWMPETCQKCDNREIDWGGCRCQAMALTGDAANMDPVCELSPFKDKVLEVARNDADGQAADFIYRVSPGFSEHNVSDSPDRKTD
- the pqqC gene encoding pyrroloquinoline-quinone synthase PqqC, with protein sequence MSGASAATTKITEALSADDLEARLYEIGAERYHNLHPFHELLHTGALSRGQVQAWALNRYCYQAAIPMKDASLMGRIEDRELRKQWLHRVTDHDGYDEDEGGIMRWLILTDGLGLDREYVISREGALPAVRFAVEAYIRYVREQPLLQAIASSLTELFAPKIHRDRIAGMLKNYDFIDDKLMSYGTRRLNQAPVDAEFALKYVRQNAVRADQQQQVVDALLFKLNVLWIQLDALHLAYVEPKLIPPGAFQPEE
- a CDS encoding ABC transporter permease, producing MSKATPPLFKNFSQRKSNALPNKNWLYFPASILLFLVLWQSLSWIVASDLFPSPIAVAQTIIQKTLYGDLIKDVSITLARVAAAFFFAMAIGCFIGVLLGLKKRSDLFFDSWLIIALNLPALVIIVLCYIWFGLTEVAAITAVAINKIPLVAVIMREGTRALDPKLTEMSQLYKYSKTRVLRDLISPQLAPYAAAAARTGLALIWKIVLVVELLGRPNGIGFQIQLNFQLFDITAILAYAFAFLIVIQVIEALIIKPWERYANRWRAS
- the pqqD gene encoding pyrroloquinoline quinone biosynthesis peptide chaperone PqqD — encoded protein: MNSADITNDSCPKLAAGVRLKFDDTRKSWMILAPERVFMLDEIAGEILLGCDGKNFSELIDFLLIKFDAPRPEIEEDVKEVLANLVVKGVLDI
- the pqqA gene encoding pyrroloquinoline quinone precursor peptide PqqA, with translation MSWNKPKIVEIAVGMEINCYACAED
- the pqqB gene encoding pyrroloquinoline quinone biosynthesis protein PqqB, which gives rise to MDIIVLGAAAGGGFPQWNCNCSVCAMARQFPDKAVPRTQSSLAINIDGTGQKWVLLNASPDLRQQINENRQLWPDTTSSRGTGIAGTILTNGDVDHICGLVNLRESQKLNLYATQRILTALSNNTVFDVLNPKFVERHKIMLDEAFMPLDPDGGETNISILPFAVPGKVALYLEDEKSGDNFGSRPEDTIGLEIRSLSTNRKFFYVPGCAAMTPDLANRLRDAELVFFDGTLWRDEEMIDAGVGIKTGKRMGHMSMSGSEGSLAAFANLNIKRKIFVHINNTNPVLIENSDERREAETAGWEISFDGMEIKI
- a CDS encoding nucleotidyltransferase family protein; translated protein: MEALLLAAGLGTRLQPLTTVLPKCLMPIHGRPLLGLWLEMLRQGGVDRVFINLHYLSPLVREYVLSSPYTDIVKFLDEPALLGTAGTLGHFREEFSSNELLMAHADNLTIFDVQQFYEAFETRPAPCAMTMMTFDTDDPKSCGIVTLNEEGCVIEFVEKPQDFVGTLANGAVYLMDVNEVFKILDAGEHITDFSTEILPNFVGRMNSFHNQHYHRDIGTVVAIGDAQEEIVACEMGMTLLEEVGSYWRPDKSRQELSHDFLLKLGQAGLSSRAIESLMRS
- a CDS encoding acetyl-CoA C-acetyltransferase, with amino-acid sequence MLKEVVICEPVRTPVGRFGGQFKDLQAHELGRIAINGLLSRCEGLAERVEDVIFAQCYPSMDAPAVGRVVGLDAGLPIGIGGYQLDRRCGSGLQAIINSVMQVATGGSSLVIAGGAESMSNAPFYSTSGRWGVKGTSLEFHDALARGRVTAGGINFPVTGGMLETAENLRRSHNVPREEQDRFAVESHRRAVAAQEAGRFDDEIIPVTVSSRKGDTVYAKDEHPRPEATVEGLAKLRPILGKSDPDSTVTAGNASGQNDGASACVVTTRALADELGLKPYGRMVSWSVAGVGPEIMGIGPVPATIKALERAELNLKDIDLIELNEAFAAQVLACTRDWNLTESDFERMNVNGSGISLGHPVGATGGRILATLLREMDRRNVKYGLETMCIGGGQGLAAIFERA
- a CDS encoding PfkB family carbohydrate kinase, whose product is MTLTEHAARIEALRSDKDESFKIGMVSGNFNVVHPGHLRLLKFAADCCDYLVVTVNTDRRPGVLVPAELRLENIVAISYVDYAFLLDEDLPSAIDLIRPELVIKGKEHQDLHNPETEALSKYGGKLLFSSGDAVFSSIDLIRAESDPNKSLFNLNTSHNYLNRHQISSENFTDILDRFYEMNVLVVGDLIVDEYITCDVLGLSREDPTVVVTPVLEQKFIGGAGIVASHASGLGANTTYLTVCGDDQEATDSIGKFEEYGVNAKIARDASRPTTLKQRFRSSGKTLLRVSKLKQHAIDETLQDEIFELFKEQTDRLNLVIFSDFNYGVLPQSLVDRMISLCQEKGILMVADSQSSSQIGNISRFHDMLLLKPTEIEARLAIQDHDIGLVGVAEKLARKCNPSHILLTLGAEGTLIQTLHPGKSEWMTDRLPAFCDAPKDPAGAGDAMLVTASLALAAGATIWEAAYIGSVASGCQVATVGNRPLSVDSIRHELDIW
- a CDS encoding ABC transporter substrate-binding protein, giving the protein MLQAGETDAIVSDWIWAARQWEARPFVVLPYSKSVGGVMINSNDIKSIADLKEKRIAVAGGPLDKNWIMLQAIALKEYGYDIAKSADVVFAAPPLVHRKMLDGEFDAEINFWPYLARSKAQGLKFLTTTKQLSESANVSAEVPLLAYVFKQGWAKENPDLIRSFSLSSQDAKTILQQDDAAWLALKPTMKVKSEREFVALREGFVQGIPSSMDWPQISNMQSWIAFLRNNGGEKLVGTSKMLAPEMFLSVNE
- a CDS encoding zinc-binding dehydrogenase; protein product: MKAAVLFKINKPLCILDNIKLPRLLPGQVEVEIAYSGVCHSQLMEVRGRRGEDRFLPHMLGHEATGVVRAVGDNVSKVMPGDKVILGWIKGDGMDVPGAIYDWNGTAINSGGITTFSERTIVSENRLTKLPVGLPMDLGVLFGCAVPTGAGMVLNEIEIESHHSVVIIGVGGIGAISLMYAKCRNPQKLIAVDVRSEKLKVATALGASHVIDGSRNDVVEQILALTNGQGADFCIDAAGRTSTIELAFEATRRKGGQCVFASHPEAGQMISLDPFELVNGKNIKGSWGGDTKPDEDLLKFYKMSVQNTLPLESMITKRYDLESINEALDDLEAGVVMRPLIEINPALNGK